From Aspergillus chevalieri M1 DNA, chromosome 4, nearly complete sequence, a single genomic window includes:
- the GEA2 gene encoding Sec7 domain-containing protein (COG:U;~EggNog:ENOG410PFNE;~InterPro:IPR016024,IPR035999,IPR023394,IPR032691, IPR000904;~PFAM:PF12783,PF01369;~go_function: GO:0005086 - ARF guanyl-nucleotide exchange factor activity [Evidence IEA];~go_process: GO:0032012 - regulation of ARF protein signal transduction [Evidence IEA]), whose product MAARPLPIAVDPVALVTTECITVTSAMRKHARWAHSSVSAILGGSSAVSRVYDRDTQQNTSSPPSPRGSAASTPRLRATLDEDHALANRWGLRGKKGKSMQDNPLISAFTRLRSDLKGCRDIRTFDTPALLHPFLQVIRSSSTSAPITSLALIAITKFFSYDIVNRNSPRISMAMQLLSAATTHCRFEATDSSADEIVLLRILKLMEGMLSRPEGELLGDESVCEMMETGLSMCCQVRLSEVLRRSAEMAMVNMCQVIFMRLSHLEVPPPSDPNDPSRQDSTGEDNAPNLRMDPSVDGNTVTSQHPSAMGSDTATPERERVSGDEGIQDQAASGNAVAAPPNPHDGEQAEVMPYSLPSIKELFRVLIDLLDPHNRQHTDSMRVMALRIIDVALEVAGPSIAQHPSLAALAKDDLCRHLFQLVRSENMAILTESLRVAGTLLLTCRSVLKLQQELYLSYLVACLHPRVDIPREPAIDPALYDGVPQAPKLVKPAPSQTSSGRSTPVPVKDRQKLGLEGGSRRPETREAMVESIGVLARIPTFMPELFVNYDCDPDRADLCEDMIGLLSRNAFPDSATWSTTNVPPLCLDALLSYVQFIHDRLDDEPELENFPSLDRLRSQRRTKKIIVQGTQKFNEDPKAGIAHLTAQGIIENPDDPTQVARFLKGTSRVSKKILGEYISKRSNEPLLDAFVDLFDFAGKNVVEALRDLLGAFRLPGESPLIERIVTTFSDKYMQKAQPEGIVDKDSLFILTYGIIMLNTELYNPNIKSQNRMSCESFSRNLRGVNAGGDFAPEFLQDIYDSIKHNEIILPDEHDNKHAFDYAWKELLLKSSAAEDLVVGETNLYDAEMFEATWKPVVATLSYVFMSASDDAVYSRVVMGFDQCAQIAARYGLTEAFDRIIFCLASISTLSTDNPPSTALNTEVQVGEKSVMVSELAVKLGRDFRAQLAAVVLFRVLRGNESVPRNSWKYVVRILSNLFINSLIPPFENAELNISRIPLQPPSQIVDRANRPNETGLLSAFTSYLSSYAADDPPEPSDEELDNTLCTVDCVTACALNDVLANIRSLPVPSVASLVESLVALLPEESTPAVIVVKHERPASRMANGKVDPNQPNYDPAMIYLLELATILTLRDEETMGTAGESLATSLQAFIRDARNVHPLALSRIITYLLNLLRLGHEQPFMRVPVILHGISSFDQDILESVAVPIVNALSQCVTDAGLLRNQITVSPDFWSVLQRLHQHAEAAPLVYELLQTIIESTPPTVSADNYESAVNLANEFISAGSVGAFEERQRDAVSRRAKGVKQPKQSENQVVARGVKAIGLIYHLTRRAPALISQSHLEKSEAWSAYWTPIFQSLTSQCINPCRDIRHHAISTLQRTLLSVELISGDDKDWTSIFDQVLFPLVLRLLKPETYHSDPLGMSETRVQAATLICKIFLRYLDQLPNQDAMLDLWLKILDILDRMMNSGQGDSLEEAIPESLKNILLVMADGGHLVPPSQDASKEQIWVETKKRLERFLPALFAEIFPDANQEKSAPVSGVSSPVPPSSSAGEKANDEDTGAAGAGAGGDEKSD is encoded by the exons ATGGCAGCGCGTCCCCTCCCCATTGCGGTCGATCCAGTGGCCCTTGTGACAACAGAATGTATCACAGTCACTTCTGCTATGCGCAAACATGCCCGCTGGGCTCACTCCTCCGTCTCCGCTATCCTGGGCGGGTCATCCGCCGTCTCCAGAGTCTATGATCGTGATACCCAACAGAATACCTCCTCCCCCCCGAGTCCTCGAGGCAGTGCGGcatcgactccccgattgAGGGCGACCCTGGACGAAGACCATGCCTTGGCCAATCGATGGGGTCTGCGggggaagaaaggaaagagcaTGCAGGACAATCCCTTAATATCAGCGTTTACTCGTCTACGCAGTGATCTTAAAGGATGTAGAGATATTCGCACCTTCGATACCCCGGCGTTGCTGCATCCGTTCTTGCAGGTCATCCgctcctcctcgacctccgcTCCCATTACCTCGCTTGCGTTGATCGCTATCACTAAATTCTTCTCCTACGATATCGTTAATCGGAACTCCCCCCGAATTTCAATGGCCATGCAGCTTTTGTCCGCCGCCACGACACATTGTCGATTTGAAGCCACTGACTCCTCCGCCGACGAAATTGTGTTGTTGCGCATCCTGAAGCTAATGGAGGGCATGCTGTCGCGGCCCGAGGGTGAGCTACTGGGAGATGAGAGCGTTTGCGAGATGATGGAAACCGGCCTGAGCATGTGTTGTCAGGTCCGTCTGTCCGAAGTCTTGCGGCGGTCCGCGGAGATGGCCATGGTCAACATGTGCCAGGTTATATTCATGCGTCTCTCTCATTTGGAAGTGCCTCCACCGTCAGACCCGAATGATCCCTCCCGGCAGGACTCTACGGGGGAAGACAATGCGCCCAACCTCAGAATGGACCCCTCCGTTGATGGAAATACGGTCACTTCACAACATCCGTCCGCCATGGGGTCCGATACAGCTACCCCGGAACGCGAACGAGTTAGTGGAGATGAAGGAATCCAAGACCAGGCTGCCAGTGGAaatgctgttgctgctccGCCGAACCCACATGATGGCGAACAAGCTGAAGTCATGCCTTATTCGCTACCTTCAATCAAGGAATTGTTTCGTGTTCTAATCGACCTCTTAGACCCCCACAACCGACAGCATACGGATTCAATGCgagtgatggcgttgaggaTCATCGACGTTGCCCTCGAGGTGGCTGGTCCATCTATCGCCCAGCATCCCAGTCTGGCCGCATTGGCCAAAGATGACCTTTGCCGGCACCTCTTCCAGCTAGTCCGCTCAGAAAATATGGCAATTCTTACCGAGTCTTTGAGAGTCGCTGGCACTCTGCTGTTGACCTGCCGCTCGGTACTTAAGCTTCAGCAAGAACTGTACCTTTCGTATTTGGTGGCTTGTCTTCATCCTCGGGTCGACATTCCCAGAGAACCAGCTATCGATCCAGCGCTTTACGATGGCGTTCCCCAAGCGCCGAAATTGGTCAAACCCGCGCCTTCTCAGACTAGCAGTGGGCGATCAACGCCGGTTCCTGTGAAGGACCGTCAGAAACTCGGACTTGAAGGAGGCTCACGAAGGCCGGAAACTCGCGAAGCAATGGTAGAGAGCATTGGCGTCTTGGCTCGCATCCCAACCTTTATGCCGGAATTGTTCGTCAATTATGATTGTGACCCGGACCGAGCGGATTTGTGCGAAGATATGATCGGCCTTCTCTCCCGAAATGCATTTCCGGACTCGGCGACTTGGAGCACAACCAATGTTCCGCCTCTCTGCTTGGATGCGCTTCTTAGTTACGTGCAATTCATTCATGACCGATTAGATGACGAGCCGGAACTTGAGAACTTTCCGTCTCTAGATAGACTACGAAGCCAGCGTCGAACAAAGAAGATCATTGTCCAAGGCACACAGAAATTCAACGAAGACCCCAAGGCCGGAATTGCCCACCTCACTGCACAAGGAATCATCGAGAATCCTGACGACCCTACCCAGGTCGCGCGCTTTTTGAAGGGAACAAGCAGGGTGTCGAAAAAGATCCTGGGTGAATACATATCGAAGCGGTCCAATGAACCTCTCCTGGATGCGTTCGTTGACCTCTTTGATTTCGCGGGCAAGAATGTTGTTGAGGCTCTGCGCGACCTTCTGGGTGCTTTCCGTCTGCCCGGAGAGTCTCCATTGATTGAAAGGATTGTGACCACCTTCTCGGATAAGTATATGCAGAAAGCCCAGCCCGAAGGTATTGTCGACAAGGATTCTCTGTTCATTCTGACCTACGGTATTATCATGCTGAATACTGAGCTGTACAACCCAAATATCAAGTCGCAGAACCGCATGTCTTGCGAAAGCTTCTCCCGAAACCTGCGCGGAGTAAACGCAGGAGGCGACTTTGCACCAGAATTCCTTCAGGATATCTATGACTCCATCAAACATAACGAGATTATCTTGCCCGATGAGCACGACAACAAGCATGCGTTTGACTATGCTTGGAAGGAGCTATTGCTCAAGTCCTCAGCGGCGGAAGACTTGGTGGTTGGCGAAACCAACCTCTACGATGCGGAAATGTTCGAGGCCACCTGGAAGCCGGTTGTTGCAACTCTTTCGTATGTTTTCATGTCCGCTTCGGATGATGCAGTCTACTCCAGGGTCGTCATGGGATTCGACCAATGTGCGCAGATTGCGGCCAGATATGGTTTGACTGAGGCGTTTGATCGGATCATTTTCTGCTTGGCTTCCATCAGCACGCTCTCCACGGATAATCCTCCCAGTACTGCTCTGAACACTGAGGTACAAGTCGGCGAGAAGAGCGTCATGGTCAGTGAGCTGGCAGTCAAGCTTGGGAGGGATTTTAGAGCACAATTGGCTGCTGTGGTTCTCTTCCGTGTCCTACGCGGCAATGAATCCGTGCCCCGAAACAGCTGGAAATATGTTGTTCGAATTCTCAGCAACCTGTTCATCAACTCCCTTATCCCGCCCTTTGAAAATGCCGAACTCAACATTTCCCGAATCCCTCTGCAACCCCCTTCACAGATCGTGGACCGTGCAAACCGTCCAAACGAGACCGGCCTGTTATCGGCTTTCACGTCTTATCTCTCGAGCTACGCAGCAGATGACCCTCCAGAACCATCAGACGAAGAGCTCGATAACACGCTATGCACAGTCGACTGCGTGACTGCGTGCGCTCTCAACGATGTTCTGGCCAACATCAGGTCTCTCCCCGTGCCATCTGTGGCGTCATTAGTGGAATCCCTGGTTGCTCTCTTGCCTGAAGAATCTACGCCGGCAGTTATTGTCGTGAAGCACGAACGACCTGCATCGCGAATGGCAAACGGCAAAGTCGACCCTAACCAACCCAACTACGATCCCGCAATGATCTATCTTTTGGAATTGGCAACCATACTCACGCTTcgcgacgaagaaacgatgGGAACGGCCGGGGAGTCGCTGGCGACCTCCTTGCAGGCTTTCATTCGTGATGCCAGGAACGTCCACCCACTTGCCTTGTCGCGAATCATCACCTATCTGCTCAACCTGCTGCGCCTTGGTCAT GAACAACCGTTCATGCGAGTACCCGTCATTCTTCACGGAATCTCCAGTTTCGACCAGGATATCCTTGAGAGTGTCGCGGTTCCAATAGTAAATGCCCTTTCGCAATGCGTCACTGATGCAGGCCTCTTGAGAAACCAGATAACCGTTTCTCCTGACTTCTGGTCGGTTTTGCAGCGGTTGCATCAGCACGCAGAAGCTGCGCCATTGGTTTACGAGCTTCTTCAGACTATCATCGAATCCACGCCTCCGACTGTCAGCGCGGACAATTATGAGTCCGCCGTTAATCTTGCGAATGAATTCATCTCTGCTGGTAGTGTTGGTGCATTCGAGGAACGGCAGAGAGACGCAGTTTCTCGACGGGCAAAGGGTGTTAAGCAGCCAAAGCAAAG TGAAAACCAGGTTGTTGCTCGGGGTGTCAAGGCCATTGGTTTGATTTACCACCTAACCAGACGTGCTCCCGCACTCATCTCGCAGTCACACCTGGAAAAGTCCGAGG CTTGGTCTGCGTATTGGACTCCCATCTTCCAATCCTTGACCTCCCAGTGCATCAACCCTTGCAGGGACATCCGACACCACGCCATCTCCACACTCCAGCGCACCCTTCTCTCCGTCGAGTTGATTTCGGGTGATGACAAAGACTGGACTTCTATCTTCGACCAAGTTCTCTTCCCGCTTGTTCTACGATTGCTGAAGCCCGAGACCTACCATTCAGATCCGCTTGGAATGAGCGAGACTCGCGTACAAGCGGCAACTTTGATTTGCAAGATCTTTCTCCGCTATCTTGATCAACTCCCGAATCAGGATGCCATGTTGGATCTATGGCTGAAGATCTTGGATATCCTTGACCGGATGATGAACAGCGGCCAAGGTGATAGTCTG GAGGAAGCCATTCCCGAAAGTCTCAAGAACATCCTCTTGGTCATGGCTGATGGAGGCCACTTGGTCCCGCCATCCCAAGACGCAAGCAAGGAGCAGATCTGGGTTGAGACGAAAAAGCGCCTGGAGCGATTCCTCCCCGCTCTCTTCGCGGAAATCTTCCCCGATGCTAACCAGGAGAAATCCGCACCCGTTTCTGGTGTTTCCTCGCCTGTTCCTCCCTCATCGTCGGCGGGTGAGAAGGCTAATGACGAAGATACTGgcgctgctggtgctggtgctggtggtgatGAAAAGAGCGATTAG
- the LIG4 gene encoding DNA ligase (ATP) DNL4 (COG:L;~EggNog:ENOG410PFMH;~InterPro:IPR012308,IPR012309,IPR036420,IPR029710, IPR036599,IPR001357,IPR000977,IPR016059,IPR012310, IPR012340,IPR044125;~PFAM:PF04675,PF16589,PF01068,PF00533,PF04679, PF09414;~go_function: GO:0003677 - DNA binding [Evidence IEA];~go_function: GO:0003909 - DNA ligase activity [Evidence IEA];~go_function: GO:0003910 - DNA ligase (ATP) activity [Evidence IEA];~go_function: GO:0005524 - ATP binding [Evidence IEA];~go_process: GO:0006281 - DNA repair [Evidence IEA];~go_process: GO:0006310 - DNA recombination [Evidence IEA];~go_process: GO:0051103 - DNA ligation involved in DNA repair [Evidence IEA];~go_process: GO:0071897 - DNA biosynthetic process [Evidence IEA]), whose protein sequence is MVSDEVMGPAAEELDEDLDEKFPNRPHNHSPTLPFHELFLTLFNPLSEIKKRPAGQGPARRKVGPSGKSAANLNPIERRRDIIERFISRWRREVGDDIYPAFRLILPDRDRDRAMYGMKEKVIGKMLVKIMKIDKNSEDGFNLLNWKLPGQTAATRMAGDFAGRCYDVISKRPMRTELGNMLIEEVNEKLDQLSVASKEENQLPILAEFYRRMSPEELLWLIRIILRQMKVGATERTFFDVWHSDAENLYSISSSLRRVCWELHDPNLRLEAEDRGITLMQCFQPQLAQFQMHSLEKMISRMKPTDDDPVFWIEEKLDGERMQLHMAPDSSLPGGRRFGFWSRKAKDYTYLYGNGIHDENGALTRHLGDAFVDGVQSVILDGEMVTWDPEQDAPVPFGTLKTAAIAEQRNPFSTGPRPLFRVFDLLYLNGRDVTKYTLRDRRNALQKAVKSVNRRLEIHPYQEATTTAEIETALRTVVAEASEGLVLKSPRSPYRLNERHDDWMKVKPEYMTEFGESLDLIVVGAYYGSGRRGGSLSSFLCGLRVDGAQSSQSTNPMKCYSFCKVGGGFNAQDYANIRHHTDGKWMDWDPKKPPMTYIELAGGDAQYERPDVWIKPDDSVVLCVKAASVSVSDQFRMGLTLRFPRFKRLRSDKDWKTALSVQEFLDLKSNVEQEHKEKEFSVDNSRKKRVKRTTKRPLEIAGYNADKEVGYVGPSGRIFEGLNFYILTDSSVPEKKSKAELEHLVKANGGKFFQTSTAAPNTICVADRRTVKVASLQKSGEIDIIRPSWLMDCVKQNTVDVGLPDLLLPLEARHMFFMTANKQEEVESNLDQFNDSYARDMTANELKDILEQMSKKYNFDSSQCPDTITKITERIQERASTGYETPIGWLFKGLTFYFNHPQTEETKETDQAQSLRTVAMANIARFAGADIASDTGDKSITHVIMDPDTPAAEISAFRGSLAARGAGRKVPHIVTNKWIEESWDAKTLLDEERFQPAR, encoded by the exons ATGGTTTCAGACGAGGTTATGGGGCCTGCGGCTGAGGAGCTGGATGAAGACCTTGACGAGAA ATTCCCAAACCGCCCACACAATCATTCTCCTACACTCCCATTCCACGAACTCTTTCTCACCCTCTTCAACCCGCTTAGCGAAATCAAGAAGAGACCCGCAGGCCAAGGTCCCGCACGCCGGAAAGTCGGTCCTAGTGGAAAGTCCGCCGCGAACCTCAACCCCATCGAAAGGCGACGTGATATCATAGAGCGATTCATATCccggtggaggagggaggtGGGTGATGATATCTACCCGGCTTTTAGGCTGATTCTTCCGGACAGGGACCGGGATCGCGCGATGTACGGTATGAAAGAGAAGGTGATCGGGAAGATGCTCGTGAAAATCATGAAGATCGATAAGAATTCCGAGGACGGGTTTAACCTGCTCAATTGGAAGCTACCGGGACAAACAGCGGCGACTCGGATGGCTGGCGATTTCGCCGGTCGATGCTACGACGTGATTTCGAAACGGCCGATGCGGACGGAACTCGGGAACATGTTAATCGAAGAGGTGAATGAAAAACTCGACCAGTTGTCCGTAGCTTCGAAGGAAGAAAACCAGTTACCCATCTTGGCCGAATTCTATCGTCGGATGAGTCCCGAGGAGCTTCTGTGGTTGATCCGGATTATCTTGCGACAGATGAAGGTTGGAGCCACGGAGCGGACATTTTTTGACGTGTGGCATTCGGACGCAGAAAATTTGTATAGTATCTCTAGCAGCTTACGGCGCGTCTGCTGGGAGCTCCACGACCCTAATCTTCGACTGGAGGCAGAAGACCGGGGGATAACACTGATGCAATGTTTCCAACCCCAACTGGCACAGTTTCAAATGCATTCGCTGGAGAAGATGATTAGCCGAATGAAGCCAACAGATGACGATCCGGTTTTTTGGATTGAAGAGAAGCTCGATGGAGAGCGTATGCAGCTCCATATGGCACCTGATAGTTCGTTACCTGGAGGCCGGAGGTTTGGCTTCTGGTCGAGGAAGGCCAAGGACTACACGTATCTCTACGGGAACGGGATACACGACGAGAATGGCGCACTGACCAGACATCTTGGGGATGCGTTTGTGGACGGTGTACAGAGCGTAATTCTGGATGGTGAGATGGTCACATGGGATCCCGAGCAGGATGCGCCTGTTCCGTTCGGTACATTGAAGACAGCTGCAATTGCTGAGCAGCGGAATCCCTTTTCGACGGGACCACGTCCTCTTTTTCGTGTTTTTGATCTATTGTATCTGAATGGGCGCGACGTGACGAAGTATACTCTACGTGACCGTCGGAATGCCTTGCAGAAGGCTGTGAAATCAGTTAACCGAAGACTTGAGATACATCCGTATCAAGAGGCCACCACTACCGCAGAGATTGAGACCGCCCTTAGAACAGTTGTCGCGGAAGCCTCTGAAGGGTTGGTGTTGAAAAGCCCTAGATCGCCTTACCGGTTGAACGAGCGACACGACGACTGGATGAAGGTAAAGCCAGAGTACATGACTGAATTTGGGGAATCTTTGGATCTCATTGTGGTTGGCGCGTATTACGGCAGCGGTCGTCGGGGTGGTTCTCTTTCCAGCTTCTTGTGCGGACTGCGCGTCGACGGcgcccagagctcacaaAGTACCAATCCCATGAAATGCTACTCCTTCTGCAAGGTCGGTGGAGGCTTCAACGCGCAAGACTACGCGAATATCCGCCATCACACAGACGGCAAATGGATGGATTGGGATCCAAAGAAGCCACCGATGACATACATCGAGCTGGCTGGTGGGGATGCACAGTACGAACGACCAGACGTATGGATTAAGCCAGATGACTCGGTTGTTCTGTGTGTCAAGGCGGCGTCGGTTTCTGTTAGCGACCAGTTCCGAATGGGACTGACTCTGCGGTTCCCGCGGTTTAAGAGATTACGCAGTGACAAGGACTGGAAGACTGCTCTTTCTGTGCAAGAATTCCTCGATCTCAAATCGAATGTGGAACAGGAGCATAAAGAGAAGGAGTTCAGTGTTGATAACAGTCGTAAGAAGCGGGTTAAGAGAACGACAAAGAGGCCTCTTGAAATCGCAGGATACAATGCAGACAAGGAGGTTGGATATGTTGGACCGTCTGGTCGTATTTTCGAGGGGTTGAACTTTT ACATCTTGACGGATTCAAGCGTACCAGAGAAGAAGTCGAAAGCTGAGCTGGAACACCTTGTCAAAGCCAACGGGGGTAAATTCTTTCAGACGAGCACTGCTGCACCGAATACCATTTGCGTCGCGGATAGAA GAACGGTGAAAGTTGCATCCCTGCAAAAGAGTGGTGAAATAGATATAATCCGACCTTCATGGCTCATGGACTGTGTCAAGCAAAACACAGTCGATGTAGGTCTTCCAGACTTACTACTGCCCCTTGAAGCAAG ACACATGTTTTTCATGACAGCCAACAAGCAAGAAGAAGTCGAATCGAACCTCGACCAGTTCAACGATAGCTATGCCCGGGACATGACAGCCAACGAACTCAAGGACATCCTCGAACAGATGAGCAAAAAGTACAATTTTGACAGCTCGCAGTGCCCCGATACAATCACCAAAATCACCGAACGTATCCAAGAACGTGCATCCACCGGTTATGAAACCCCAATTGGCTGGCTGTTTAAAGGTCTCACTTTTTACTTTAACCATCCCCAAACTGAGGAAACAAAGGAGACAGACCAAGCACAAAGCCTCCGCACAGTCGCAATGGCTAATATCGCCCGATTCGCCGGCGCGGATATTGCCTCTGACACAGGAGACAAGTCCATAACGCACGTAATTATGGACCCTGACACGCCGGCTGCGGAGATATCCGCGTTTCGGGGATCGTTGGCGGCCCGAGGCGCTGGGAGGAAAGTGCCGCATATCGTCACGAATAAGTGGATTGAGGAGAGCTGGGATGCGAAGACGTTGTTGGACGAGGAGA GGTTTCAACCTGCTAGGTGA
- the irs4 gene encoding protein irs4 (COG:T,U;~EggNog:ENOG410PQG5;~InterPro:IPR000261,IPR002048,IPR011992;~PFAM:PF12763;~go_function: GO:0005509 - calcium ion binding [Evidence IEA];~go_function: GO:0005515 - protein binding [Evidence IEA]) — protein MARPHSSASVRSNQTHHVPDGINLAALQGATLAFTNTPSKDTASQGVKNRIQTMGTAVFPDIQPPRPHHHDAPTRSLSPSDTDSLPPPEAGSVRDKIGRFAAHSRASSPLSQNNENTLENVKLPVRSRTPQLVAARLAAERSPVRNEKKPTGGIMHAQSRQEPVLAAPKPMRNPTASSPALQNLLREDREPPPLPRKPPAIPRKPVMSPTSSTSSIARIAATRSTHSPSPTPSSQKLFQPPLPPRSSTFPTAPQNNDVNHKPTNGSRTSLSSGPLSPFSDERRPALPPRPRPNGSPVSRGLPRSQGVIMQDPEPSKSIPTPSMASLSTASHKNSSTSTLDKSSGMDTESLSDAIVASSIASSHAPPSKKIPPPPPKPRRRSRSRSILNSLGHFRSNSNDANRSHPRLPSPPKGMRQTLRDPPKPEPPEHNHHHLIRHPHKHHEGDRKRWQSAVGEQERKRYEGVWAANKGHLIPVPPLPSRAKALGPNAVAYYQQVRTKYPPNTSDMVLNLVVRDIWSRSRLHENVLSQIWNLVDRQKNGLLDREEFVVGMWLIDQSLKGHKLPFRVPDSVWDSVRRLSGVKPPSLI, from the coding sequence ATGGCGAGGCCGCATTCCTCTGCTTCGGTCCGCAGCAACCAGACGCACCATGTCCCTGACGGTATCAACCTAGCGGCGCTTCAAGGAGCGACACTCGCATTCACCAACACTCCTTCCAAAGATACTGCATCGCAAGGCGTCAAGAACAGAATTCAAACCATGGGAACCGCCGTCTTTCCAGATATCCAACCACCACGCCCGCATCATCATGATGCTCCGACCCGATCACTGTCCCCTTCCGATACCGACTCCCTTCCACCACCGGAAGCGGGTTCTGTCAGGGACAAGATCGGGAGGTTCGCGGCCCATTCGCGCGCATCGAGTCCATTGAGTCAGAATAATGAAAATACACTGGAGAACGTCAAACTCCCGGTCCGATCACGAACGCCACAACTCGTCGCCGCCCGATTGGCAGCGGAACGGTCACCCGTACGGAACGAGAAGAAACCTACCGGAGGCATCATGCATGCGCAGAGCAGACAGGAACCAGTCTTGGCTGCCCCAAAGCCAATGCGAAATCCAACTGCGTCCAGCCCGGCCCTTCAAAACCTATTACGAGAGGATCGAGAACCGCCCCCGTTGCCTCGAAAGCCGCCGGCCATTCCGCGAAAGCCGGTCATGTCCCCGACTTCCTCTACTTCCAGCATTGCCCGCATTGCTGCAACAAGGTCCACCCATTCTCCGTCCCCTACACCTAGCTCGCAGAAGCTATTTCAACCGCCGCTCCCTCCAAGATCAAGCACCTTTCCCACAGCACCGCAGAACAATGATGTCAATCACAAACCAACGAACGGTTCCCGTACCAGTCTGAGTTCAGGACCCCTTTCGCCCTTTTCCGATGAGAGAAGACCTGCTCTACCACCTCGACCTCGACCAAATGGGTCCCCCGTGTCTCGGGGCCTTCCCAGAAGTCAGGGAGTCATAATGCAAGACCCCGAACCCTCCAAATCAATCCCTACACCCAGCATGGCATCCCTATCGACCGCCTCGCATAAAaacagcagcaccagcaccctCGACAAATCAAGCGGCATGGACACAGAATCACTATCCGACGCCATTGTCGCCTCGTCCATCGCATCATCCCACGCACCCCCGTCGAAAAAGATACCCCCGCCCCCGCCCAAACCCCGAAGAAGATCCCGTTCTCGCTCCATCCTAAACAGCCTGGGCCACTTCCGTAGTAACTCTAACGATGCCAATCGCTCCCACCCACGACTCCCGAGCCCTCCCAAGGGCATGCGCCAAACACTCCGCGATCCTCCCAAACCAGAACCCCCAGagcacaaccaccaccacttaATCAGACACCCCCACAAGCACCACGAAGGAGACCGCAAACGCTGGCAAAGCGCCGTGGGCGAACAAGAGCGCAAGCGCTACGAAGGCGTCTGGGCCGCTAACAAGGGGCACCTAATCCCCGTGCCCCCGCTCCCTTCCCGAGCAAAAGCCCTCGGTCCCAATGCTGTCGCATACTACCAACAGGTCCGAACAAAGTACCCACCCAATACGTCAGACATGGTATTAAACCTGGTCGTGCGCGATATCTGGTCGCGCAGCCGTCTGCATGAAAACGTGCTATCGCAGATCTGGAACCTGGTTGATAGGCAGAAGAACGGCCTTTTGGACAGAGAGGAGTTTGTGGTGGGAATGTGGTTAATTGATCAGTCGCTCAAGGGGCATAAGTTGCCCTTCAGGGTGCCGGATAGTGTTTGGGATAGTGTTCGGCGGCTTTCGGGGGTAAAGCCGCCTTCGTTGATATAA